DNA sequence from the Azospirillum thiophilum genome:
GACCGTCGTTTCCCCGGTTGGCGTCTGGGCCACCGCCTCGCCGAAGGGACCGGGGGAATGATGCAGCAGCGAGGAGATCGCGCTCGCCGCCAGCATGCCGCCGGCGACGCCGGCCGCCGTCTGCGCCGCTCCGGCGAAGAACCCGCCGCCGCGCGGGGCCATGCCGGCCTGGGGGAAGGGCTGTTGCGGGTAGGGTTGCTGGGGATAGGCCGCGCCGGGCTGTCCATAGCCGGGCGCCGCGATGCCGGTCGGGGCATTGGGCGGAGCGGACCATGGGCTGCGGCCGGCCGGCGGCGGGGCGGCAGGCTGCTCGCCGCCGCGGCTCCACGGGCTGCGGCCGATGCCCAGCGCGTTCGACAGGAAGCTGCCGCCCGTCGACGCCGGCCGGTCGGCGCGGTCGCGCGCCTGACGCTCCAACTCCTCGATCCGGGTCTGGGCGGCGGTCAGGGCCTGCTGCTGGACCAGGACGGTTTGCGCCATGTAATAGGCGGACAGCGGCTGGTCCTGGACCGACCGGCGGATGAAATCCTCCGCCTCGGCGTCGCGGGGCTGGGCTTCCGCCTCGCGCAGGCGGCGGAACAGGTCGGACAGCAGCGTGCGTTCCTCGGGGGTCATCGACGTCTCCTGGCAGAGCGCCCGATCGCAATGGGGCACAATCCTTGATGTGGAGACGCCATACCCCCCCGGACAAGTGTCCGGCAAGGGCCCCATTGCCATGGCGCCGCACCATGGACGCAAAATTGCGCGCCCATGGCAATTTTGCGCAAACGGACCAAGGGCTTGGGCGCGTTTTCAGGCAGGATGCATGAACCGGCGGATGGTTGGGCTGACCATTGTGGGAAGAGAACGGCTATATCGGCTATGGCGTGGCGACCTTAACATATGACATTGACGGGGGTGCCCTTTTGGCCGTCGATGGGCCACATTCGGAGTGCGACCGCCGGGCGGCGCCGGTTGGGAAACCGAGACCAGGAATGAACGGGCGCCGAGACATGGTGGAACTGACCGACCTGGAGCGCGACGCGCTGACCGAGTTGGTGAACATGGGGGTCGGCCGCGCCGCAACCCATCTCAGCCGCATGGTCAGCGATCAGGTCCTGCTGTCCGTCCCGACCGTCGACATCGTCAGCCGGCAGGAGGCGTCGGCCTTTCTGAGCGCACGCGAGCGCAGCGGCCTGGTCGCGGTGGAACAGCAGTTCCGCGGTTCCTTCGACGGGCGCGCCATGCTGATCTTTCCGGAAGCCAACAGCTTGGAACTGGCCCGCGCGGTCCTGGGCGGCGACCTGACGCTGGCGGAGATCGTCGACCTGGAACAGGACGCCCTGGCGGAGATCGGCAACATCATCCTGAACGGCTGCCTCGTCATCGTCGCCAACGCACTGCGGGACCGGCTGACGATCTCGCTGCCGGCGGTGCTGCGCGGCGACGGCGCCAATATCCTGAAGGACAAGACCGGGAACAGCGACGAACTGGTGCTATTCCTTTATATAGACTTCACGATCCGCAGCCGCAGCATCCGCGGTTACATCGCCTTGCTGATGGGGGTGTCGTCGCTGGAAGCGCTGAAACAGCTGATCCATGCCTTCATCGAGGGCATCGCATCCGAAGACCCCACATCCGCCGGAATGCCCAATGGCTCCCACATTGCCTGATCAACCCACGTGGGCCCTGGATGTCCTGGGGGCGCTGGATGCCGGCATCCTGCTGCTGGACCGCCATTGCCGGGTGCTCTACTGGAACGGCTGGATGGAGCAGGCCTCCACACTGCCGGCCCGCGAGCTGCTGGGGCACGATCTGTTCGACGCGCTGCCGAACCTGCGCGAATCGCGGCTGCACAGCGCGGTGCGCGACACGCTGGCCACCGGGGCGCCCGGCGTCCTGTCGCATACGCTGAACCCGATGCTGTTCCCGCTGCGCCTGCCCGACGGCCGGCGGATGGTCCACAATGTGCTGATCCGCCCGCTGCCGTCGCAGCCGCACTCCCATGGCGGCGACGCACGCTGCCTGATCCAGGTGACCGACGTCACCGCGTCGGTGAACCGCGAGCGCGTTCTGCGCGAACAGCGCGACGCACGCTACCGTGCCATCGTCGACACCGCTCCCGACGCCATCGTCACCACCGACACCCGCGGCATGGTGCAGTGGATGAACGGCACCGCCACCCGCCAGTTCGACTACCGGCCCGACGAGCTGATCGGCCACAGCGTGCGCGTCCTGCTGGGCGACGATGCGCCGGACTGGATCGCCATGGCCGAAGGCAGCGGCCCGGGCAGCCCCTGCGGCCTGGATATCGCCGCCCGTCCGGTGGAGCTGTCCGGACGGCGGCGCGACGGCAGCGCCATCGACCTGGAATTGTCGATGGCGCGCTGGGAATCGGAAGGGCGCAGCTTCATCACCGGCATCCTGCGCGACATCACCGAGCGCCGCCGCGCCCGCGAGGAACTGCGGGCCAGCGCGCTCGCCATGCGGCAGCTGGCCGAACAGACCAAGGCGACGCTCGACGCGCTGCCGGCCTTCATCGCCGTGCTCGACCGCTCCGGCCACATCGTCTCGGTCAACCGCGCCTGGGCGGAAGCCGGGCCGGAACCCAGCTTCCTCGGCCAGGGCTGCATCGTCGGCGACGACTATCTCCGGCATTGCGGACGGGGCGAGACCGTCGATCCGCGCGCCGACACCGTGATGGACGGCCTGCGCACATTGCTGAGGGATGGCGGCCCGCCGGTGTCGGCGGAGTATGTCACCAACAGCCAGCGCTGGTTCCGCTGCCTCGCCGCCCCGATGCCGGCGGGCCCCTTCGGCGGCACGGTGCTGATGCACATCGACGTGACCGAGATCAAGTCGATGGAGGCGGCGCTGCGCAAGCTGGTCGGCCAGAAATCGACCCTGCTGCGCGAGGTCAACCATCGCGTCAAGAACAGCCTGCAACTGGTGTCCAGCCTGCTGACGCTGCAGACCCTCAGCCTGCCGGACGAGCGGGTGCGGGTGCATTTCCAGGACGCCCGCAGCCGGATCGAGGCGATCGCCCGCGTCCACAACCGGCTCTACCAGGCCGACCAGTTCCAGACCATCGAGTTCGGCACCTACCTGAACGAGCTGTGCGAGGATCTTGCCCGCGCGTCGGGCGGCGGCGACATGTGCGACATCGCCGTGCGGTCCGAGGTGGTCGACCTGCCGATCGACCATGCCGCCCCGCTGGGCCTGATCGCCAACGAGCTGATCACCAACGCGGTGAAGCACCGCGGCGACGCGCCGGCCAAGGTGACGGTGACCTTCCGGCGCGAGAGGGACCGGCTGGCCCTGACCGTCGCCGACCGCGGCCCCGGCCTGCCGTCCAACTTCGACATCCGCAAGAGCCGCAGCCTGGGGATGCGGCTGATCTCCAGCCTGGCCGGACAGATCCGGGCCAGCGTGGACATCGACACCACTCCGAAGGGAACCGTTTTCCGGATCGAGCTGCCGGTGCCCGACGCGGTGCCGCTGCTGGAATCCTCAGCAGCCGAGGAGTTCGGCGGATGAGGATCCTGCTGGTGGAGGACGAGGTGCTGATCGCGCTGGAACAGCAGCTCTACCTGGAGACCGTCGGCCATGACGTGGTCGGCCCGGCGGTGACCGCGGCGGAGGCCGTGGCGTTCGC
Encoded proteins:
- a CDS encoding DUF2076 domain-containing protein, translating into MTPEERTLLSDLFRRLREAEAQPRDAEAEDFIRRSVQDQPLSAYYMAQTVLVQQQALTAAQTRIEELERQARDRADRPASTGGSFLSNALGIGRSPWSRGGEQPAAPPPAGRSPWSAPPNAPTGIAAPGYGQPGAAYPQQPYPQQPFPQAGMAPRGGGFFAGAAQTAAGVAGGMLAASAISSLLHHSPGPFGEAVAQTPTGETTVNETVVNNYYGDDRGAPPEDAARDVSYDQDQPAPDDAPFDDGGGSGGDDSWI
- a CDS encoding chemotaxis protein CheX — its product is MNGRRDMVELTDLERDALTELVNMGVGRAATHLSRMVSDQVLLSVPTVDIVSRQEASAFLSARERSGLVAVEQQFRGSFDGRAMLIFPEANSLELARAVLGGDLTLAEIVDLEQDALAEIGNIILNGCLVIVANALRDRLTISLPAVLRGDGANILKDKTGNSDELVLFLYIDFTIRSRSIRGYIALLMGVSSLEALKQLIHAFIEGIASEDPTSAGMPNGSHIA
- a CDS encoding sensor histidine kinase, producing the protein MAPTLPDQPTWALDVLGALDAGILLLDRHCRVLYWNGWMEQASTLPARELLGHDLFDALPNLRESRLHSAVRDTLATGAPGVLSHTLNPMLFPLRLPDGRRMVHNVLIRPLPSQPHSHGGDARCLIQVTDVTASVNRERVLREQRDARYRAIVDTAPDAIVTTDTRGMVQWMNGTATRQFDYRPDELIGHSVRVLLGDDAPDWIAMAEGSGPGSPCGLDIAARPVELSGRRRDGSAIDLELSMARWESEGRSFITGILRDITERRRAREELRASALAMRQLAEQTKATLDALPAFIAVLDRSGHIVSVNRAWAEAGPEPSFLGQGCIVGDDYLRHCGRGETVDPRADTVMDGLRTLLRDGGPPVSAEYVTNSQRWFRCLAAPMPAGPFGGTVLMHIDVTEIKSMEAALRKLVGQKSTLLREVNHRVKNSLQLVSSLLTLQTLSLPDERVRVHFQDARSRIEAIARVHNRLYQADQFQTIEFGTYLNELCEDLARASGGGDMCDIAVRSEVVDLPIDHAAPLGLIANELITNAVKHRGDAPAKVTVTFRRERDRLALTVADRGPGLPSNFDIRKSRSLGMRLISSLAGQIRASVDIDTTPKGTVFRIELPVPDAVPLLESSAAEEFGG